GACATAAGGGTTTTCTCTGGGTAGTGTTGACTGAGGAAGGGATTTTGGAGTGATTGTATTGAGTAGAGGATTCTTTGGAGAAGGTCTAATGAGGGAGTATGATCAGTGAAGAGAAGAGAGGGTTTTAATGAGAGAAGATAATTATGAGGAGAGAGATAGGAACCAGTTCTGAAATGGCGGTAGTGCTTGGGCAGTTGCAACatttcagagggagatggaaAGGATTTGAAACAAAAAGATGTGACAGCAGAGTCTAAAAAGGTGGATGACATGGCAGTTGATATTTGTACCTTTTCAAGATATGTATTAAAGAATGCACAAGactactaacctttggtacaagaaccaggttcttgacctatctttgaaaatttcaatCCTCTTTTACCACCCATACAATGCATTTACAACCTCTATAATCATCATGTGTGTTTACGTACaatggtattgaagtgagttagacttggccagaaaacactttagctaattttacctgaaggtgattttcatagccaactgatgggaatcaggttctcaattaGGCTTCAATAGCCCCAGCTTCactctatttctttcaaaatgctcCCTACTcaatgctttggtgaagatatctacAATTTGGTCTTCTGTACTGCATAACTTCATACATATAAGCTCGTTCTCCATATTGTCTCTCAGGAAATAATgtctcacatcaatgtgcttggttctttTATGTTGAATtggattcttggccatgttgagaGCACTGGTGTTATCATATAGAAGAGGAACACAGTCAGTGTATACACCAAAATCTTCCAATTATTGCTTGATCTATAGGAGTTGAGCACATCAAGAAGCTGCAGCTGCATATTTTGCTTCAGCcgttgaaagagccactgagttttgcttccttgtgccccaTGAGATGAGACAAAATCCTAAAAAGGGAGCCATTCCAGAAGTACTTTTCCTGTCAACAAGATAATCagcatagtcagcatcagcatacccaaCAAGATTAAAATTGTCACCTGAGGGGTAGTACAAGACCAAGTGTCAAAATTCTTTTGGAAACATTTagatgagattccttgggattcgACTGAAACCTTGCACATAGCCCCATACTAAAGACAATATTAGGTCTGCTAGCAGTgagatagagaagagacccaataatgcctctatacatagTTTGATTCACATGAGATCCAGActcatccatgtccagtcgagtagccgttgcaatgggagtgtctatcatttttgatgcttccatatcaaacctcttcaagagctccTTGATGTATTTCTACTGGCAAATGAATGTACCCTTTGTGGACTGCttcacttgaagacccaagaagaaattcaactcacccatcatgctaatttcaaactcacttcccatgaattttgcaaattcttcacatagtGAATCAGCTGTtgccccaaaaatgatatcatcaacatatacctgaacaatgagcaggttcctccccCGTTTCATCAAGAACACGGTATTGTCAATTTTCACTCATGTAAAGCTGTTTTTAAGAGGAATTTTTAcagcctttcataccaagctcgaggagtCTGCTTCAACCCATACAATGCCTTGtctaatttaaacacatatttagggtgttcatgacattcaaacaaTGGAGGTTGCTTTACATATACTTCTTCCTTAAGAagtccattcagaaatgcacttttgacatccatttttAATAGAGTGAATTCCATATAAGATGCAAAAATGATtatgattctaatagcttccatgcAAGCAACCAGAGCAAATGTCTCATCATAATCAAttccttcctcctgattgtaaaCTTGAACTACTAGCCTAGCCTTGTTCCTTGTAGTGTttccatgttcatcaagcttATTCCTGAACACCAACCTGGTTCCTATaaagaaaggctgagaaggcaagtgaatctCTGACTTTTGCACTCTAGAATCTAGAGGGgtaattatgttgtcaagaggatgagaGCTTTTGTGTGTTCAGTTGGGTATTTGAGGCTCATTTGTAGAGGAGCTGGGTATATCTAACCGGTTCCCTTGTATTCTTCTCTCAGGTACTTGTGGAGTACCCTAcactgcatcaaccactctttcttcagctttagTGGTTGTAATTGAGGTACCTGGTTCCCTTGAGGAAAAGGCAGCATTGTCTCCACTTGGCTCCTTCACTTGCCTCATCATGTCTGCCTTTTTATTTGTCATGTCGATGACTTCACCTGGAACCAGTAAGGGCCCCCCATCTTGATCATCATTGTTGATTTTCTCATAAGCGGGATAGGACTCGTCAAAGATTACATgaacactttcctcaacacattaaGTCCGCTTGTTGTATATcttgtaagctttgctttgagaAGAATACCCCAAAAAGATTCCTTCGTCACTCTTGGCATCAAATTtaccaagctgatcctttccattgtcgagaacataacatttgcacccaaatgttcttaggtgagtcagGTTGGGTTTCCTTCCATTCAATAACTCATAGGGGGTTTTGTTCAGGAGAGATCTGAtgatgcacctgttcaccaagtagcaggcagtgttggcaGCTTTAGCCTAGAAGTTCTTTGCAATCTGACTGTCAATcaacattgttcttgccatttcctCAAGAGTTATATTCTTCCTTTCTACAACTCCATTTTAGTAGGGAGTTCTTGGGGCAGAGAAGTTTTGGGTAATGTCATTTTCATTACATAACTCATCAAATTTAGCATTGTCAAATTATgttccatgatctgatctaatacatgctactctagactccatcttcacctggattttcttcacaaagaCCAAAAATACCTCAAAGGTTTCATATTTTGTTCTAAGAAACAGAGTCtatgtgaatctggagtagtcatacactatcacaaagatgtatctttttcctccccTGCTTTGCACTCTCATAGGGCCACACAGATCCATATGAAGAAGATCAAGTGGCTTTGAAGTGCTAACATCATTTTTAGACTTAAATAAGGACTTCACATGCTTCCCTCTAGCACACGCATCACAGACTTTCTGTTCTTTGAACTTTGACATAGGCAGACCACGGACCAGGTCTTTTTGAATTAGTTTATTCATAAGAGAAAAGCTTGCATGCCCTAGTCTTCTGTGCCagagttcagcatcatcatcaacaactttcaggcaactcagatcaccactttgCATCGACTCGAAAttagcaacatagatgttcttgtatctcttGGCCACTAGTACCACTTTACCAGTTACCAAATTTGTAACTGTGCATATCTTGGACAAGAACTCCACTTTATTATCCTTATCACAGATCTGAGAAACACTCAAGAGACTATACTTAagaccattgacatagtacacattctcaattgagtgagtgagtgatttcccgacttttccaactccaagaatgtacccctttttcccattgcaaaaggatacactccctccttgcagggcttttagtgaaataAAGTCCTTGGTGtttccagtcatgtgctttgaacatCCACTATCAATGAACCCATTGTTGACTGCTTCCTTTCACTGTTTCCTGCACAAGGAAAtcaagagttagttttaggaacccaaacaggtttgggtcccttgtagtaggcaagaggatgaataagagctctcTTAGTTCATGCAGGTAATATGCGTTTTTTATGGGTGGCACCTAGTCCCTTTTTAGTAGTTACCTTTTcagcaaacactttgtttttctgaatagACTGAACCCTGGCTTGGCAATTTTCCTTGAAATACCCATTGTTCCCACAATGGGTACACAACCAGTTATCTGGTATAGTAACATACTTGCTGTGggggttgtaaggagttttctccctttaaaACCCTATTCCCTACCTGTTTCCACCATTATTAACATACATGGCAGTAATagcttctgaggaccaggtcTACTTAAGGGAGTTTTCAAGATCAATTTTCACTCTTTCCAGTTCAGTTTGGAGATGCTTGTTTTTCTCAGTTTCAACACACATGCTAGTTTTCAAAGCTTTCAACTCGTTTTCAGGCCTAATGTGTGCCTCACTAGCTACCTCTTTTCCTTTCTCAGAATTTCTAGGTCTAGACTCAATTCCTAGTCCCTCTATAGTTTCTCTCAAGTATGCAATCGCTATCAAGATATCATCTTTCTCCTCTTCAATTTAAGTCACCCTCTTCACTAAGGCCTCTTTTTTCTTTACTGAAATTCTCAATGGTTTCCTTATAGTCAACATCTACGACCACCAAGTCATCTCTTTCATAATCTATGCTAGCAATTTTTTcagttaaaataattttttcattttccaaATCACTTATGGTTTCCTTCAGATCAACTGCACACACTACCAGAtcatctctagtttgttcagCTTCTCCTAGCTCTAAGGTCAAGGCATCTTTATCCTCCACAAGACTATGATATGTATCAATTAATAAACTAGCTTAAGACATGAGTTTCTTAGGggagtaggatttcagatttctctgaacatccctgaagtttacctcaCTGTTGtcatcatcatctgattgggccatcaaagcaaatattgaatcatattcattttcttcactttcaactgccatcatggaactgtCACCTGCATCAATTTCTTCTTCAGACTTACTAGAGGACTCTCCCCATGCTGCAAGAGCCTGTTTCACCACATATCAGCAGATCTCTTCCTTTTGAAGAGCTTatcaggaaccgggttcctctttgCTGCTTTATCAGGGTTGTATTTGGAGTGTTCTTTCTTCATGAGAGGACAATTTTTGATAAAGTGACCTGGATTTCCACACTTGTGGCAGAGGTCATAGTTCTTTGGTCAGCTGGAGTTGCCCATTTTCAGTATTTCTCCCtttcttctgaccatcttctgaaaCCTTTTGGTTAAGTAAGTCATGTCACTGTCCTCCTCACTTGAGTCATTACTTTCAtctttgagtaccaggttcttttcgttctttggttctcttcttttaCTGTCTATCTTCCTTTTCATCTCATAGGTTTTCAGATTTCCAACCAACTCATCCATGGTCAGCTCCTACAGGTCCTTTGCTTCAGTAATGGAATTCACCTTACTCTCCCATGAACTCGGCAGAATACTAAGGATCTTCCTCATGAGCTTGTTCTTAGGAATGATTTCACCAAGTAAGTgtagctcatttatgatggaagtgaatcttgTGTTCATAACTTGAATAGATTCATCGTCTTTCATCCTAAAGAGTTCATACTCGGTGGTGAACATATCAATCGTAGATTGCTTTACTTGAGTGGTTCCCTCATGTGCTGTTTGCAAAgcttcccatattttcttggTAGTTTCACAAGCAGAGATCATATTGTATTCATCAGGTCCTATTCCACACATCAAAATTTTCTTGGCACGAAATTTTTTCTCAATAGCTTTTCTGTCTCCGTCAGTGTATTCTTTTCTGGTCTTTGGCATTGACAATGGAAGGTCTCTGACATTCTTTGTTGGGATGTAAGGACCATTACATATGACGTCCCACAACTCAGAgtcttcagccatgataaaatcatgcattcttgtctTCTACCATCCATAGTATTGCTCATTCAACCTAGGTGGTCTATACGTAGACTGACCTttttcaaaatttggtggagaaCCCATAAGGATCCGTCCTAGGTGTTAACCTAATAGgaggaacccgctctgataccaattgatagtttatatgagtccaccaaatgATAGAGTACCATGCCCTCTATGAGTTTTCACTAAGAATACAAataaaacagtaagtaaataTGACAgggagttttacgtggaaaaatccctgctcaaggggataaaaaaccacgacctacactggtaggatttcaacttcactatgagcaacttttagattacaacctatgcaatctaggaattaaactcttaatccctcactaactcgtaatacacctattacaagccactttgcaatacgcctattacaaagacttcaactcatgactaactctagtcacgacaCAAACACAAAGGGTTTATCGTTTTAC
Above is a window of Nicotiana tabacum cultivar K326 chromosome 8, ASM71507v2, whole genome shotgun sequence DNA encoding:
- the LOC142163279 gene encoding uncharacterized protein LOC142163279, translated to MHDFIMAEDSELWDVICNGPYIPTKNVRDLPLSMPKTRKEYTDGDRKAIEKKFRAKKILMCGIGPDEYNMISACETTKKIWEALQTAHEGTTQVKQSTIDMFTTEYELFRMKDDESIQVMNTRFTSIINELHLLGEIIPKNKLMRKILSILPSSWESKVNSITEAKDL